One genomic window of Meles meles chromosome 3, mMelMel3.1 paternal haplotype, whole genome shotgun sequence includes the following:
- the BNIP1 gene encoding vesicle transport protein SEC20 has translation MAVPQDVHVRICNQEIVKFDLELKALIQDIRDCSGPLSALTELNTKVKEKFQQLRHRIQELEQSAKEQDKESEKQVLLQEVENHKKQMLSNQTSWRKANLTCKIAIDNLEKAQLLQGGDLLRPRKTTKESLAQTSSAITESLMGISRMMSQQVQQSEEAMQTLANSSRTILDANEEFKSMSGTIQLGRKLITKYNRRELTDKLLIFLALALFLATVLYIVKKRLFPFL, from the exons ATGGCGGTCCCGCAAGATGTCCACGTCCGTATCTGTAACCAAGAGATTGTCAAATTCGACCTGGAGTTGAAGGCGCTTATCCAG GATATTCGAGATTGTTCAGGACCATTAAGCGCACTTACTGAACTGAATACTAAAGTAAAAGAGAAGTTTCAGCAGTTGCGGCACAGAATACAG GAGCTTGAGCAGTCAGCTAAAGAGCAAGACAAAGAGTCAGAGAAACAAGTTCTGCTCCAGGAAGTGGAGAATCACAAAAAGCAGATGCTCAG CAATCAGACCTCATGGAGGAAGGCTAATCTCACTTGCAAAATCGCTATCGACAATCTAGAGAAAGCACAACTTCTCCAGGGAGGAGACCTCTTAAGGCCAAG GAAAACCACCAAAGAGAGCCTGGCCCAGACGTCCAGTGCCATCACGGAGAGCCTCATGGGAATCAGCAGGATGATGTCCCAGCAGGTCCAGCAGAGTGAGGAAGCCATGCAGACGCTAG CCAATTCTTCCCGGACTATCCTGGATGCAAATGAAGAGTTTAAGTCCATGTCAGGGACCATCCAGTTGGGACGGAAGCTTATCACAAAATATAATCGCCGAGAGCTGACGGACAAGCTTCTCATTTTCCTTGCCCTGGCCCTTTTCCTTGCTACGGTCCTTTATATTGTAAAAAAGCGGCTCTTTCCATTTTTGTAA